The following is a genomic window from Plasmodium berghei ANKA genome assembly, chromosome: 9.
ttttcataaagaTTGACACGCATATTAATAGACATATGCTTATACCAAAAGATGAGATTTAAAACGATAATTAAAAGGAACACTATTTGTCATctgaaagaaaaaaataaaaatattttttggaaTTATATTTGCTAATTACAGATTTATGTAACATGATATGACTTGTTtcatttattcattttttttatgtttttttattttgtttatatttaattgatATCCAATTTAGCCTTACAAGTTCCCATAGTATAATACCATAAGCATATACGTCTGAATATAAACTTGGACTTTGTTTCCCCTTTAATAtctataaattaaataaatatgttatgAATAAGTTAATCCtatagtaaataaataagagGTAGGGTATATACTCTgaatttattcatatatgtaatatatttatgcatttgttttttttgtttactTCAGGGGATgtccaaaaaaaaacagagGAATTATGGGTATTTGAAGATACATTAATTTCTCgtgtattatatttataaatatgatttttGGAACTAAATACATGGAGCATATCCTCTGAACCCTTAttcacaatttttatttttttgattttatttttgaagtgcttattattaaatttgatTACATTATTTGGAAAAACTATATAAGAATAATCAATATTTATGTCGAGACATTGTTCTATTTCTTTAATTCCAAAATCCGATATTTTTGCATTTAGAGATCCGTCAAGTAAAATATTAGTCGGTTTGAGGTTTATCCATCGTACCTGATTGTATTAATAAGGTTATATACACATGTGGAAataaatgcaaaaaaaatgtatagagttttatataattttaggATGCATGTATGCACATTAAATGTTTATGCAATAAAGTGGAATAGTTAGATACGCAAATATAATACCTTTTGTTTTTCCAAATAAGAGCAAGCTAGGGTAATGTCCctgatgaaaatgaaaagaatGTAATGATGAATGTGCATTTTATAGgaaataatagtaatttattatcattattatgatcactattattattattatcattattattatcactattattattatttttattattttttttatttatttttttttttttacatgatgattttcattatttgatGATCAGacaatttgttttttctgCTGTCACATTTTTTCGATTTAAAATAGGAATGTGTTTTTAGATaactaaataaaattttttttttttttttttttttttctaaataaaaattaaaatctTCTTGAAGTGGTGGAAAGGCATATGGAcgatttattttgattttagCTTTAAagtttaattttttatttatttttttttgggatattttattttttaataaattttgtgACTCATTTGTGAAGATTGTTCGATCACTGTTTTTATGTTCGTGtgatatagatatattgtttttcttttttctaaataaataataataattaccacacaatatattatttttatttctgaACATGgaatgtattttatttatatatcgGTTCttgttaaaatttatattttttagttttgtattattcatattagATGAACTAGTGTCTAAAGATTTGATTGACGTTGATGAAGAATAAATCTGTTcatcttttaaattatttttttcggttattttattttttgcattatttttgcattttatttctaaaaGTTTGtttcttaaaatattcCTCGAatcaaaattaattttttcattatcatcatttgaaatatattttctatcaCTAGAcattgtattattttgttgttgaaaattttgatttatgaattttttttgataatattttaaaagtttgcttacataaatatgtttatattttacacaatgcaaataagaaaatagacataaattttttatatattcatatattataaaaacaaaaggaTAGCTAATTGAAACACCCATTATTAATGCTATATTAGTATGccttaaaatatataacttatataaaactttatgaaattttgtaaaattttttatatttccaaCTAAAACTTTTATAGCGACATCTTTACCCATATATCTACCTCTAAATACTCtacttttcattttttggggttttgtcttttttctttcatttttacaatcactataattaaaatattttctatttttattttgttggAATTTAGAATGATTTGATGCATATGAGCAATTTCTAATACCAGGGTTTATTattctatttttaataatttcacaatttttgtaaaagTTAAAACTATCACAAAAATCTAATTCATTGTTTGGATTCAAATCATTTTCTACATCTCtaacataataatttcttatttgatacaaaaatgttaaatttTCTGGAGGTATTATAaagctatatatatatgaaaatgcCAAACTGCTATtgatgtatatattattgctatattttactattttgttattattgtGAAAGTTGGCAAACTCGCTATGTTCGGAGCAAAACGAAGATGTTTCTGACGATGTTTCTGACGATTTTTCTGATGAACTTTCTGAGTCTATCGAACAGGGTGATTTTGGTAGTTCATCTTGTAATTTTGTTGGGTTTGAATCGTTTAATAAGTTAGTTTCATTTTTAGAATTTATAATAGGAGAAAGATTCGGGTTGTTTTCCTccttttctttatttggCTTAATAGGTTCGGGCTCCAATTTGTCGTGAAATAGCATTTTCGAGGATAAACCAGAATGTATATTTGCAAAGGATGATTCTGAAGAGGTAGATAATATTTGTGTGACGGATTCATTACTTGATTGTGATTCATTAGATGcgttatttaatttttttaacatagatatatttttttgaatatgattaatatatttattttttaattttttttttttttttcctgtAATTTGGTCATTAGTATTTAATTCCTTTCCTTTTTCGATATTCATAGgaacattattttcatcaataGGAATTTTAAATTCATCTTTACTTTTATTCCATATTGAATTTATTACTAAATTTTGTAGATTTCTGATATTTGTATTTCCTTTGAAAaatccattttttattttatctgAAAACGATTTATCgtcatcatttttttggtCTATCATTGATTTAATTTgattcattattattttttgattatttttctGAAAGTCTTCTGCTTGGCTACTTGTTGTCGCTGTGTATTCACCGTCTTTGTTTTctctcatttttttttttttcatttttttttttaggtAAATTTCATATTCTTCTAAGTTCAACGTATTAGAAAACCTTGTGTTGTAAGCCGTAACGCGCAGGTTTTTTATAAGTTGTAAAAATTTGATAGCTTGCCCATATGATAATATTCCAAGtttatttcttataaaatataagtttAAGTT
Proteins encoded in this region:
- a CDS encoding protein kinase, putative translates to MGNINSIQTKNYIKFEKYYYAGDLNVDNLPHGRGLMLYENGNSFFGHFINGKKHGKGIYIDKNLTKYISKWKYDHISNKVKVKQFDSDIVYLFYYKNGLIDHCKVYEYISNKKKKKKKKNDGILEDSEIQNRSINFEKDNIMIIQNCQEKSIVNKKEEIIDIPNNKYNENDDTDKVDNFSKKINLEQSQNNMLKYKKKKTFDEMNSLNDSIFCSSCESTSKSIGSDYISHFEKKEKQINKQEDELKKSKENYMNHSEYSNSSTNFENNKIKDISDESIMLRLKNIINNNTDLKIENYELWNKEQVAQWLSLCNVPMKWALSVYKNNINGQRLNNLNLYFIRNKLGILSYGQAIKFLQLIKNLRVTAYNTRFSNTLNLEEYEIYLKKKMKKKKMRENKDGEYTATTSSQAEDFQKNNQKIIMNQIKSMIDQKNDDDKSFSDKIKNGFFKGNTNIRNLQNLVINSIWNKSKDEFKIPIDENNVPMNIEKGKELNTNDQITGKKKKKLKNKYINHIQKNISMLKKLNNASNESQSSNESVTQILSTSSESSFANIHSGLSSKMLFHDKLEPEPIKPNKEKEENNPNLSPIINSKNETNLLNDSNPTKLQDELPKSPCSIDSESSSEKSSETSSETSSFCSEHSEFANFHNNNKIVKYSNNIYINSSLAFSYIYSFIIPPENLTFLYQIRNYYVRDVENDLNPNNELDFCDSFNFYKNCEIIKNRIINPGIRNCSYASNHSKFQQNKNRKYFNYSDCKNERKKTKPQKMKSRVFRGRYMGKDVAIKVLVGNIKNFTKFHKVLYKLYILRHTNIALIMGVSISYPFVFIIYEYIKNLCLFSYLHCVKYKHIYVSKLLKYYQKKFINQNFQQQNNTMSSDRKYISNDDNEKINFDSRNILRNKLLEIKCKNNAKNKITEKNNLKDEQIYSSSTSIKSLDTSSSNMNNTKLKNINFNKNRYINKIHSMFRNKNNILCGNYYYLFRKKKNNISISHEHKNSDRTIFTNESQNLLKNKISQKKINKKLNFKAKIKINRPYAFPPLQEDFNFYLEKKKKKKKILFSYLKTHSYFKSKKCDSRKNKLSDHQIMKIIMDITLACSYLEKQKVRWINLKPTNILLDGSLNAKISDFGIKEIEQCLDINIDYSYIVFPNNVIKFNNKHFKNKIKKIKIVNKGSEDMLHVFSSKNHIYKYNTREINVSSNTHNSSVFFWTSPEILKGKQSPSLYSDVYAYGIILWELMTNSVPFNYRFKSHLLASVGYAKESLPFQNIPPFIKNLIKSCINRNKYKRPTFDRILIEISMIYEQINPKEEDALMSFMDG